One Synergistaceae bacterium genomic region harbors:
- a CDS encoding D-2-hydroxyacid dehydrogenase, producing MEKRTFHVHVEFNRSAKDVFHFTRRHLDDLMLRNPDLEDQVRFTLSDYPSSDLSQWTSSDLDAFYSNMADADILVGHRFPVKDLAKRAPRLRWIHCFSSGVDHLMPFDWVPEGVTVVNNRGVHLPKSGETFATFLRMLNAQVPRLLTAQRRGKWDRVFTSIIEGRTLVVVGVGNQGEEMARQAKNMSLRVIGIDPAAKEDTCCDEMLPPERMREAFEKADFLAITAPLTEKTRNLIDREKLDWLPRKAGVINVARGPLLDQNALHDKLCAGELSGAILDVFDPEPLPPDSKLWDTPNLVITPHVSSDDSVGYIPRTLDLTIENLRNDMAGRPLKNAVDTQNSF from the coding sequence ATGGAAAAACGCACATTTCACGTTCACGTCGAATTCAACCGCAGCGCAAAGGACGTCTTCCACTTCACTCGACGGCACCTGGACGACCTGATGCTCCGAAATCCCGATCTGGAGGACCAGGTACGCTTCACCCTGAGCGACTATCCCTCCTCCGACCTGAGTCAGTGGACGAGCTCGGATCTCGACGCGTTTTACAGCAACATGGCCGATGCGGACATTCTGGTGGGACACCGGTTTCCCGTGAAGGATCTGGCGAAAAGGGCCCCGAGGCTGCGGTGGATTCACTGCTTCAGCTCCGGAGTGGACCACCTGATGCCCTTCGACTGGGTTCCGGAGGGCGTCACCGTCGTCAACAACCGGGGCGTCCATCTTCCCAAATCGGGGGAAACCTTCGCCACTTTTCTGAGGATGCTCAACGCTCAGGTTCCGAGGCTGCTGACGGCCCAGCGCCGGGGCAAGTGGGATCGGGTTTTCACCAGCATCATCGAAGGCCGGACTCTGGTTGTGGTCGGCGTGGGAAATCAGGGTGAGGAAATGGCGCGACAGGCGAAAAACATGTCCCTGCGCGTCATCGGTATCGACCCCGCGGCGAAGGAGGATACCTGCTGCGACGAAATGCTGCCCCCCGAACGAATGAGAGAAGCCTTCGAAAAAGCCGACTTTCTGGCCATCACCGCGCCTTTGACCGAAAAAACGAGAAATCTCATCGACAGGGAAAAACTGGACTGGCTGCCCCGAAAGGCGGGGGTCATCAACGTCGCCCGGGGCCCTCTGCTGGACCAGAACGCCCTGCACGACAAGCTCTGCGCGGGAGAGCTGTCAGGGGCCATTCTGGACGTCTTCGACCCGGAGCCGCTTCCGCCCGATTCGAAGCTCTGGGATACTCCCAACCTCGTGATCACGCCTCACGTCTCCTCGGACGACAGCGTCGGCTACATTCCCCGGACTCTCGACCTGACGATCGAAAATCTGCGCAACGACATGGCGGGTCGGCCCCTGAAGAACGCCGTCGACACGCAAAACAGTTTTTAG
- a CDS encoding D-2-hydroxyacid dehydrogenase translates to MDRLHIHFMRYRQEEPVYQPTLDQIKDALARNPDLAPRVTFTLESVERYMPVDWTDSDFKKYYDAMKNADVLYGYTFQTQNITDYAPQLKWFQSDSSGVEQLAPFDWVPEGLILTNSRGIHQPKSGESFAMYLGMLNSRIPSLFTSQRERTWNPIYTSVIRGKKIAVLGVGSQGGEMARQAKMLGLKVTGIDPYLKSHPCCDEIVSADRMKDVFRDTDFLALTAPLTKQTNKIIGDAQLEWLPLHASVINVARAGLLDTEALSKKLHEGRLAGAVLDVFDEHPLSEGSYLWNTPNLFISPHVSSDDPIHYSPRCLDILMTNVRNCFEGRPLINVVDTKKEF, encoded by the coding sequence ATGGACAGACTGCACATCCATTTCATGCGCTACAGACAGGAAGAACCGGTCTATCAGCCCACTCTCGACCAAATAAAAGACGCTCTGGCCCGAAACCCCGACCTGGCGCCGCGGGTGACCTTCACCCTGGAGAGCGTGGAGCGTTACATGCCCGTGGATTGGACTGATTCGGACTTCAAAAAATATTACGACGCCATGAAAAACGCCGACGTTCTCTACGGATACACGTTCCAGACCCAAAACATAACCGATTACGCGCCACAGCTCAAATGGTTCCAGTCCGACAGCTCCGGCGTCGAGCAGCTGGCGCCCTTCGACTGGGTTCCGGAGGGCCTGATCCTGACCAACAGCAGGGGCATTCATCAGCCCAAATCCGGAGAGTCCTTCGCCATGTATCTCGGTATGCTGAACTCCCGTATTCCCAGCCTTTTCACCTCTCAGCGGGAGAGGACCTGGAACCCGATCTACACCTCCGTCATCAGGGGGAAAAAGATCGCCGTGCTCGGCGTCGGAAGTCAGGGCGGCGAAATGGCGCGGCAGGCGAAAATGCTGGGGCTGAAGGTCACGGGGATCGATCCCTACCTGAAAAGTCATCCCTGCTGCGACGAGATCGTTTCCGCCGACCGCATGAAGGACGTTTTTCGGGACACGGATTTTCTGGCGCTCACGGCCCCGCTCACGAAACAGACGAACAAAATCATAGGCGACGCGCAGCTCGAATGGCTGCCCCTTCACGCCAGCGTCATCAACGTCGCCCGCGCCGGGTTGCTGGACACGGAGGCGCTCTCGAAAAAACTTCATGAAGGACGACTGGCCGGGGCGGTGCTCGACGTGTTCGACGAACATCCCCTGTCGGAGGGCTCGTACCTCTGGAACACGCCGAACCTGTTCATCTCGCCCCACGTCTCCTCGGACGACCCCATCCACTACTCTCCGCGCTGCCTGGATATTCTCATGACCAACGTGAGAAACTGTTTCGAGGGCCGTCCTCTGATCAACGTGGTGGATACGAAAAAGGAATTCTGA
- the dapA gene encoding 4-hydroxy-tetrahydrodipicolinate synthase — protein MFRGTGTALVTPFTRDGIDYHNFGRLIDWQIDQKVEFLVVLGTTGEGPVVTTAERREITRFAMERAKSRVPVVMGTGSNSTQHVIETSKEAEKLGADGILVVTPYYNKPSQEGLFQHFKTVAESVNIPIILYNVPGRTGVNMLPDTVARLADIPNIVAVKEASGNQAQVDDTIRKIRRIRSDFLILSGNDDQAFHLVNAGGHGLISVLSNIAPRETSDMVRAALAGRVVEARELHMKLFPLMKNLFMETNPMPVKYAVSRLGYCENTLRLPLVPASDNCMAQVNSDMKECLGVGA, from the coding sequence ATGTTCAGAGGGACAGGAACGGCCCTGGTTACGCCGTTTACGAGGGATGGAATCGACTATCACAACTTCGGCAGGCTCATCGACTGGCAGATCGACCAGAAGGTGGAATTTCTGGTGGTGCTGGGGACCACAGGAGAAGGCCCCGTAGTGACCACCGCGGAACGTCGGGAAATCACGCGTTTCGCGATGGAGCGCGCAAAGAGTCGGGTTCCGGTGGTTATGGGGACGGGCAGCAACAGCACCCAGCACGTCATCGAAACCAGCAAAGAAGCGGAAAAACTCGGAGCCGACGGAATTCTTGTGGTCACCCCCTACTACAACAAGCCCTCTCAGGAGGGACTTTTCCAGCATTTCAAAACCGTGGCTGAAAGCGTGAACATTCCAATCATCCTTTACAACGTGCCGGGACGCACCGGCGTCAACATGCTGCCCGACACCGTGGCGCGACTGGCGGACATTCCCAATATCGTCGCCGTCAAGGAAGCCTCCGGCAATCAGGCGCAGGTGGACGACACCATCCGCAAAATCCGCCGGATACGCAGCGACTTTCTGATTCTCTCCGGCAACGACGACCAGGCGTTCCACCTGGTCAACGCTGGAGGCCACGGGCTCATCTCCGTGCTGTCGAACATCGCTCCCCGGGAGACCTCCGACATGGTGCGCGCCGCTCTGGCCGGACGCGTCGTCGAAGCGCGGGAACTGCACATGAAGCTCTTCCCCCTCATGAAAAACCTCTTTATGGAGACCAATCCCATGCCCGTCAAGTACGCCGTCAGCCGCCTGGGGTACTGCGAGAACACGCTGCGCCTGCCGCTGGTTCCCGCCTCCGACAACTGCATGGCCCAGGTCAACAGCGACATGAAGGAATGCCTCGGCGTGGGAGCCTGA